The Mastomys coucha isolate ucsf_1 unplaced genomic scaffold, UCSF_Mcou_1 pScaffold3, whole genome shotgun sequence DNA window GGGTGCATCTTATCCCCTAGTATTGTCCTTAGGTAACTCCATAACAAGCACCCTCTGGGACAGCTCTCTCACGTGCAAAAGACCCACTTCATTTCCAAGCCCTTGCAGCTTGGGAGCTAAGAACAAATATACAGAAGTTGCTAGAGCACATAAATCATTACTCACACATAACGGACATATTTTAGGCAGAAGTATAGATCTAACGTTTGTAGTAGCAagagaaaatgtttataaattctcttatttatgtatttccatGTTGGGCAAGGCAGTGCCAGTGGTTCTAGGGAGTCTCAGAAACATGGGGCTCTTCTCAAAGAATTTCAAGGTTTTCATAAATATCttgaagagagaaaatataaacataaattgaAAAATGTAGAAATCTGTGTGGAATTTTAATTTACAACACATACCACTAAAGAAAGTTCTATCTTTGGTGGCTTCTTTGCTCAACTTAATAATCCCTACTATTTAGTTTTCCCTGCCATAAGGGGTATTTGGTGAAAAGTTTACTTAACCATTGTACAAGGAATTTTTACTAATGAGAACAAAGACTAAGATTTGAATGGGGCTTCGAATGTATTCATAGATAGATTGCACCCCGAAATGAACTGATAGACGAATACTCTTCTGCAATCTCTGTGctcctatacacacacaagcaacagTGAACTAAGAAGGATGGCACACTGTGGAGACTGCGGTTAACTCAGACTGCCTGTTAAACTCAGAGCCCTGTGCAGTGGCATCTGTGAGAACAGCGCTAACTTACACTTCCTCTCCTGCTTTtctcgtggtggtggtggtaaggaTGATGAAAACCTTCTGTCCTGAGGCAAAGAGATAAGTCAAACTAGGTCAATGTCTTCTCTCCCACCACCATCGTGGGTAGAAACCTTGAGGGGAGAAACACAGACTTCAAAAGTGCTAGATGGATGGCACTTTATTCTCCAGACTGGAGAGCCCTGGAGGAGCGAAGGGCATCTCCATTGCATACTTCTGTGTGAGACCCTCGAGTAGTTCTCATTCCTGGCTCCCATCTTTGAACCAGCAGTGGCTCCTgaactccccacccacccccacccacgcCACTGTTGAAACAATGGAACCGAAGCTTTAGAGACTAGTTAGAGGAAGTTNNNNNNNNNNNNNNNNNNNNNNNNNNNNTTAAAAGCCATTATCAAATTAGTTGGctcccttttctgtttccatCCTGGTCGGCTTGAGGTGAACAAGGCCTCCAATTATATGCTGTCACCAAATAACTGCACTGATGCCTCCGGAAGCCATGAGCCGGAAGAAGCCTTCCACTGACTCTCCAACTTTTCCTTTGATTCTTTGAGTTACTGTGAATTGTTCTAGCAAGTTGTTTTCACACCTGGTCAGTCTGTTCTCTTTGGCTACAGAAGTTTGTAGTGGAAGCCATTAAGAACAGCTTTGTATAAGAATGTCAACAATTATTTGGTTAAATGAAATACTCTTATTTGTGGGAAGTTGatttaaatgataattttatttgaCATTGTTATTTGCCTAGGTTTCAGACTCAAACACAAATTGTTTCAAACCAGTAAATacatcaacttaaaaaaaaaagaaaaagaaaaagaaaactaatcctTAACCCTGATTTCAACCACTTACAAAGAAGGCTTGCAATATCTAAATGGTAGCATATTTCTGCTTAAGACAATGgacattaaaaatcattttctaaaCTGGAAACAAAGCTCACCTCTAATCTATTTCAtaatcatcatcgtcatcatccaTGCTGAATCTAATGCTGCTGGAAGAATCTTCCGGTTTTGGTTTCTTCTtggtctctttgtttttctcattctgCTGTAAGTGGTGCTCGCATTGCCTCAGGATCTTCTTGGAGGACATCCAGCTCTCTCCCTGTCGCTCTGCTGGGGCTGCACACTGTCCCCCTTTCACGTCCGTGCCCTTGGCCTTCAGGACTTCCCTCGCTCGTAGGAGACTGCAAGTGCAGTTCCAGGGGTTTCCATCCAGGTAGAGATGCCTGAGCCTAGGCAGCCCCTCCAGTGCCTTGAGGTCTAAAGCAGAGATCTTGTTGTTCCTTAGGTTGAGGACCTGCAGCTGTTTGAGGTCTCTGAGCTCCCTTTCAGCCATGTCCTGGATGGCGTTGCCCTTGAGGTCCAGCCTGGCCAGGGTCTTAGGGAGCCTACAAAGTTAAAAAACAGCATGAATGGGAAGGCTACAACCATAAGCCATCATTCAAAGCCTCCTACACAACACTCAGAGGCTGCTTCTCTATAGAGCCCCTTCTCTTCTCAAGGTAGAAAACAAGCTGTATGCTTGATATATGAAATCACAAAATGATTTGGTTTTAAGCTTTAAAATGTTCCCTTCCAAGAGGTATACAAAAAAATGTTGACGAACCATCAGTTGGTCCTATTTTAGAAACAATGTAGTGATATGtaacaaatttaaataatgtcATAACTCCAGCTaggaaataatatgaaaaatgaataCTCTTTTGCAAGTGTTTGTAGCGTGTTGAATTATAAACACAAAAAGCAATACAACACTCATAtctaatattttagaaattataaaacaatgagctattatatgattataaaatattatcaaaaaatttaaaattctaattctataaaaaaaaagcttccatGACTCAAAATCTAGAAGCTACCTagacaaacatgcacacagatgtaAATTTATGATGAGATAATGAGTAGTTAAGGAGATTACTGAATAGTTAAGGGGACACTTGAGTAGTTAAGGGAACATTTGAGTAGCTAAGAGGATGATTGAGTAGTTAAGAGTGTTGATTGAGTAGTTAAGGAAACAGTTGAGTAGTTAAAGGGATGATTGACTAGTTAAGGGGACAGTTGAGTAGTTAAGGGGATATTTGAGTAGTTAAGGGGAAGACTGAGTAGTTAAGGGGATGACTGAGTAGTTCAGGGGACAGGTGAGTAGTTAAGGGAATATTTGAGTAGTTAAAGGGAAGACTGAGTAGTTAAGGGGATGACTGAGTAGTTAAGAGGACAGTTGAATAGTTAAAGGGACAGGTGGAGGAGTTCAGGAGACAGTTAAGTAGTTAATAGGATGATTGAGTAGTTTAGGGGTTAGTTGAGAAGTTAAGGGGACAGATGAGTAGTTAAGGGGACAGGTGGGTAGTTAAGGGGTTGACTGAGTAGTTAAGGGGATGATTGAGTAGTTAAGAGAATAGTTGAGTAGTTAAGGGGACAGGTGAGTAGTTAGGGAAACAGTCGAAGTTCATTGTGCACAAAGGGAAGGATATTTGCAAAAGGAAACTGTGGAATGTAAGTggtgaggagagaggaagagaaagaagaaaatagaaggaggaaggaagagttaaagagaggggaaagggtgaGGAGGAAtggggcagaaggaaagaggacaaatcaaatttaaaaagcagatgcTTAGCTGAAAACAGAGGTTAAGACCAAGGCTGATGATGGACTCACCCACTCATACGGACATAGATGGATTCGCAGAGCCTGCTTAAGCCCTTAGGTTATAGATCTGAGAAGAATATGAGGCTTCCTAATAAGTAATTACATTATACAGTCATTTTTTCTATATAAGTATGACtttgatactttttaaaacaaaaatatcttacCAAATATTCCTCATTGATGTTTCCTCATGTCCATGCTGGTGGCTACCCAGGCCCAGTCAGCCAGTTTTGCATACTTAGAAATCAAGACATACTTTTTACAGTGTGTTCATATTGTGCTTGTCAGTGTAGATATTAATGTGTGTATTGTTCCATCAGCAGAACTCATTCCCTATGGATTGGTTTGCAGGCTAGGAGTTCTAACCACTGAAGCTTCTGTCTCTAACCTCTAGTTTTATTTTCTGACTGACAATTCTGCATGAGCAGCTGATGAGCTGATGTGtcccagagcctggcaaatacttCTGGTATCTACAGTAAATAGCAGGGCTCACTCACCTCAGAGGGATGGACAGCAGCCGATTCTGCTCCAGGGCCAGGTTGGACAGCTGAGAACATCTCTGTAGGGCCCCAGCCTCGAACACGCTGACAACATTGTTGTCTAGAAACAGATGTTTCAGGTCTCGGAGGTCCTGGAATTCTGGTGCTGTCACCCTCTGAATGAAGTTACTGCTACAATCAAGCCTCTGTAACCTTGATGGTAGCCTGGGAGGCAAAGCTTGAAGCCGGTTCTGGGACACCTCCAGAGTCGTTAAATTGGTCAGCAGCTGTGCCCCATCGATGGAAGACAGGAAGTTCTCTGACAAGTAAAGATGGGACAGGTTCTCCAAGTGTCTCATATCTCGAAACCTAACCACTTTGAGCTGATTTCTCTCCATCTTTAAAGATAGCAAGGATTTGGGTAGATTTATAGGAATTTTAGTCAGAAAGTTACCACTGAAACTGAGGAACTGCAAATTCTGTAGAGAAGTGAAGACATTCCCTGGAATAAGGTGGAGTTGGTTGTTCTCCATGCTCATGTACTTGAGATGCGGAAGGCTCAGAGGTCCAACCACAGACTCTATGTTGTTACCATCCACCATCAAACTTCGCAAACTAATAAGTGAGGAGAGCATGCTGGGAGACAGGGATGAGATCAAGTTGTTTTTAAGTTCAAGGACTTTTAAGTTCTTCAGTCCTTCAAAATCTGATCCACGTAGAGCACATATTGAATTATCATTTAATTTTAACACCTCCAGGTTGGCTGGGAGAGCACTGGGGACTCGTCtcaatttatttttccaaagttCTAGGGTCTTTAATGTACTCAGAGTTTTGAAGGTGTCATTTTCAATAGACTCTGTTCCACTGGCCAGCAGAATAAAATCTTCCAGAGCCAACAGCCCAGTGAAGTTAGATAGctacaaaataacaacaacaacaagagatgAGATGATGACAAAGAGGATCAAGTgaacaagagagaaataaattaagattctgtaaaacacacatacacacacacacacattatcattACTATACTAAGGATATTTCAGACGTCCCTTCAGATTCTTTTTAAAGTTACCTTttggaataatattttaaaatcgaTTCTagataatttttaagtttctttggtAATTCCATACACGTTTATAATGTACTCAGTTCATCACCACCTCTATTtcccccctccccaactctcCAAGGATTCCCCTTCACATCTGCCTCCCAATTTAGGACTTGAGAAGCCTGACTCATGCAGTGTCCATCAGTGTAGGACATTAACACTACTCTTTCACACACCACTGGCAGATATATATTTGTCAACTcttaccacatttttttttctgtcctagaAAATTCTTGTCTAGGCAGAAGAGCTTACAAATTGCACAATGCTCCATACCCTAGAGTGCTCTTCTGTTGCGTTAAAGTAGCCAGAAATTAAACAATCTACAAATGTCTCACCATACTGTGAAAAGGTTTTAACCCTAAGATCTAAGATTGCAAGAGGAAAAGCACAAAAGTGAAAACTTGAATGTCATAGATTCTTCAGGCATCGGGATATTACTCGAGACATTTTCAGTTATGCCAGAATTTGGAAAATAAGCCCAGCTATTTTCTATCCCCAATTTACCTTGTACTAATGGGGAAGATTCCCAAAGAGacaaatgcatatgtgtgtccTCACACTACACACTGGCCCTGAGGTATGTATTGCTGCTGATATTTAGTACTTTCTCAATGATTCATCAGCTACATCAATTAATCCTAATCCTCACAGCATGATTTTTGTTGTATTTGGTCAGCATTTGCAACTACCATACACTTCCTCAAATATTCCCAGGAGCCTCCTAACAACACTTCAAGTTTGCGATTGCCAATATTGGTATCAAGGTGAGAAAACTGGGAAGTAGAAAGTGAAGGTTCACCGAGGTCTATGGCTTCCAAAGCCTGCCCTTCCTCGGctacacctttctttctttctttctttctttctttctttgtttcttcctttctttctttctttctttttttttccatgactGGCCTAtaagcaatttattttaaaaagaactcaagaccTGGACACATAACCACacccttttagaaaaaaatgggtATTATATAGATGCTTTTGTCCAGGTCTCCCATTTCAGTGGTGAATTTCAGTGCCCCCTCCATCAAAAGGGAAGCAGTCCATTTCACTTGTTATGTGACACTCCGAAACGACCTATCCtaggtatttatattttatacagaaaTAGACACAGACCTTCACTCCTTGACTTGTTAAAGAAGTCAAGATTCCCCAAAAGAAGAACCCAATGTCACTAAAACCTTCACTTATCCAGAATGGCCACAAACCCTGACAACCCTGTAAGACTTGTCTAAGAGATGGTACGGATCCAGACAAGTGattcattttgagacaagacAAAACACATTGTCAAAGTTTCtatttgtcttcatttctacATATGGAATGCAGAGAATGACCCACCTAACAGAGAGATGCTACCTGATCCTCACTGAATCTAGTAGCTAGCCTTTTCCCTTTTACTAagcatggaaaatattttcttgttcttttttttgccAGAGTCAGTGTAGATTGGTTTTCATGTCTATTAATTAAAATAGCCacaattttctaaaaatgtactgcttaatcttttttttttttttttacaaagaatgaTTACTGACTCTTCAGTGTGGAAAGCCAAGGCTTAAGAAATTGAAATttccaggcagtagtggtgcatgtctttaatcccagcactagggaggcagaggcaggtagatctctgtgagactGAGACCATcttggtcaacagagtgagttccaggacagccagggctacacagagaaaatggtctcaaaataaacaaatgaataaaataaaataataaaataagattgcGTGCCCCACCATATGTTGCCAGCACAGGTTTCTCATTCAAGCATATATTTCCATGAACCTCATGGCTGTAACATACATTGAAGCAGGGAATGTAGAATTCTACTGATACCTACAGTAAAGAAGATGTCCACTGATCTTGAACACGGGGGATGGGATTGCTGAGCCGACACTGGGAAAACTGAATCTGCCAGACTGGATTTCCCCTGTCCATGACCTCAGCAAGGATGTGCTCACAAAGGTGAAAAGAGGTGAATTTGGCCTAGAGCTAACATACGCATGGTGGACAGCTCATTCAGGTTTCTTAATAAGCCAAAGTAagtggtgtggtgtgtggcaGGTTTGCTCCCACCGCCTTTCCTGGAGGCTttgcttctggtttctgtctgggGCAGGCTGGGGCCCAAACGTCAGAGACCCGCACACAACTCTTCTCAGACTCTTTACAGGTCCAATAGATGTCAAAATGGCCAACCCCAGAAAGAGATGGCTTCTGACCTGTATGAGGCAACAGCAAGTAGTTTCTAATGCAATTGTGACATTCCTCTCCGATTAGGAAAGGAACATTCAGTCTCTATAAACTGTCTTAAAGCTCTGGGAAAATATGGGAAGATAATAGAAATTGTCAGTAATCTTACTATAAAGTTACCCAATAAGAATTAATATAacttctcttacacacacacagatacacacacagacacacacacacacacacacacacacacacacacactaatgtaTGTTAGGATAATTTAAATTTACTACTACAATTGTATTCACATTTGACCCTTGCCATAGAAGAGAATCCATCACTTGGGCTTGTAGACGTGTATTGAAAGGCAATAGTAGGGTTAAATTAGCTCTGTTTTGCAGCTGTGGACACAGAGAACTGAACTGAATCTTCACCTCCAAAAACAGGACTGAACTTGGTGCCCTGGCGGTGTCCACATGGTACTTTGGCATCGCATACTTTTCATGTCTTTCATTCTATGCAACCAAGTACTTTAATGTGACTTGAAAGTATATATGAGTTACTGAATAGTgatagaaaaagatgaagaattaAAAGAGTACAAATGACTGCTTTCTCATACCACATGTAAAAATTAACTGGATATAGATTGTAGACCAAAATGTAAAAGCCAAAAGTTTAAACTCCCAGAGAAACTTATGGACATAAATACTCATGACCTTGATTTAGGTGATCCATCTTAGATATGAGGCTGGAGGCACAgatgaatcacacacacacacacacacacacacacacacacacacacacacacacgaaagaaaCCAGACTCCTTTAAAGATAAAACCTTCTGTGTGTTGAAAGGGTGctaccaaaataataataaaaataatcccatacactgggagaaaacatttgaaagtaaTATTTCTAATAAGAGACCTGTGTTTGGAATATCTAAAGAATGCTTACAATGTGATAATTAGGATACAAATAACcctaattaaaaataagcaaagcacGTGCATTTATGTCTCTCCAAATACAAGTGACCAGCaagcaaatagaaaaagaaaacaaaaaacaaaaaagttcaatGTCATTAGCCAGTGGGGAAGCACAAATCAAAACTGCAGTGAGATACTGCCTGAAACCCATTAAGATAgctacaggagagagaggaaaagagggagagagggagggagagaaggagagagagagaggaagagagagagagagagacacagagacagagaccagagacagagacagggacagagacagacagaaagagagaaacagagagagagacagagacagacagaaagagagaaacaaagagagagaaacagagagagagagacagacagagagagacagagagaatatgtTGATGAGGATATAGAGAATTTGAAAGTGTCAAATTTGCTACGGGAATGCAAAATCATGTATCCACTGTGGAAGATAGGACAACAGCTCTTCAAAATGCTGGTAGCGTCCCcatttcaagaaaaaaacattctTCCTTTATAGATatcaaagaaaagggagacaatCTAGGTCCATATAAAAACTCCTGTGCTCACAAtagacaaaataaagaaacaatacaACTGTCTAATGACTACAGTGGATAACTAcccatcatatatacatatatgatatatatgatatatcatgtatatgtgatatacatactacacagagtgtgtgtgtgtgtgtgtgtgtgtgagtgtgtgtgtgtgtagtaaaatCCGGACAGCcttttaaaggaaggaaattctGACATAGGCTACAATAGGGATGAACCTTGAGGATATTCTGTTAAGTGAAAGAAGTCAATCACAGAAGACTATAAGTATCGGAAGGAAGGCTGAATTCAGTTTGAGGCATGTGGTTTTGAGATCCTTCTTTGTATCTAAGTGAAGAAACCTCATGGCAACTGACTAATCTGAAATATGGGGGGAGTGCTGTATTAAAAATTTGGGTAGAGGAGCCATCATCACTGAGATACACTGAGGTCACTTAAGAACATTGTTtaagggctggtgaaatggccggtgagatggctcagcaggtaagaacactgattgttcttccaaaggtcctgagttcaaatcccagcaaccacatggtggctcccaaccacacataatgagatctgatgccctcttctggtgcatctgaagacagctacagtgtacttatttataataataaataaaatctttaacaacaaaaaaaagaacattgtttaagccgggcggtggtggtgcatgcctttaatcccagcacttgggaggcagaggcaggtgaatttctgagttcgaggccagcctggtctacagagtgagttccaggacagccagggctacacagagaaaccctgtctcaaaaaaacaaacaaaacaaaacaaaaaaaaagaacattgtttAAGACTTACTGAGAAACTTCAAAAGGgatgaaggggagggagaactgttgagaaaaataaatgaaacaaagaaccaaaggggaaaatggagagttgtgtgtgtgtgtgtgtgtgtgtgtgtgtgtgtgtatctatagaGCTGTGTGGCTTCACAGAAAGCCAGTGAACACAAATTTCTGAAAACTGGAAGTGTGCAGCCAGGATTTAGAACTTTAGTTATATGGAATGGGAAGGAGTCAAAGAGCATTGAATTAAACAATAAACAAGAAGTGAAAATTGATACAGGCAGAGGTTAGAAAAATCAAAGGGGTGGTAGGGAGAAAAGGGGCAGAAATATGGGAACTTTGCTACTGTAACAAAGGAAGCAAGTGTGTGGCTTAGAACAAAGAGCTAGAGTGCAGTGTCTCCTGCTCATGTGGGGGGTGGAGAGCAGCAAAGGAGACCTACTAGGAAGAGGTGAGAAGGATCCAGTGTTAGCACCCACTGatcaggaatgaagaaaagagtttTGATGTGATCTGTCAGCACAATGGAAAACTAGCCATCTGATGAGAATGAGGTAGCAGAAAGACTAGCAAACCCAAAACTTCACTGGAGTTGTAGAAGACTGAATGAGGGTAGGGGACCtgagcagaaagaagaaagggatgagCAAGGTGGCTCCAAACCATCCAGTTATGTGACCTCTGCAGCAGCACCCACTTGTCTGGGTACAGGAGAAACAGAGGAGAATTGGCACCACCACCCCCCTTTTAACATTGAGGCTTTTCTGGAAAGGTGTTTAGATAATCAAATGTGGGCTAgagagggaagggatggggaaagaggggagaCAGGAAATAAACTGAGTACCTGGGAGAACAGGCTTTGTAAACTTAGGGCTCCGCGTCTTCACAAGTTAAAAAGAGAGGCAGCTAAGTGGAGAAGTGGTCACGGTTTTCTGAGTGGAGAAGGTCACAGTGGTAAATGGAGGTAGGAGACATGATTTTCACAGACCTGAGTGATATAATAAGAGGGCTGAGGTAAAGTGGAGCTGAAAAGAGATACATTTTTGAGAACAAGGAGTCATGAGACTGGGACACTTAGACTAGGCATCCACCTAAAGACCAAAGACAGCCAAGAAGATACGGGACTTAGGATGGAGGGGACAA harbors:
- the LOC116075086 gene encoding nephrocan; translated protein: MHPLWAFLFGLSLTQGLKANCPGQCSCDSMQSVQCYRLMEVPSGIPSTTKRLYISHSRIQRLQLSNFTGLLALEDFILLASGTESIENDTFKTLSTLKTLELWKNKLRRVPSALPANLEVLKLNDNSICALRGSDFEGLKNLKVLELKNNLISSLSPSMLSSLISLRSLMVDGNNIESVVGPLSLPHLKYMSMENNQLHLIPGNVFTSLQNLQFLSFSGNFLTKIPINLPKSLLSLKMERNQLKVVRFRDMRHLENLSHLYLSENFLSSIDGAQLLTNLTTLEVSQNRLQALPPRLPSRLQRLDCSSNFIQRVTAPEFQDLRDLKHLFLDNNVVSVFEAGALQRCSQLSNLALEQNRLLSIPLRLPKTLARLDLKGNAIQDMAERELRDLKQLQVLNLRNNKISALDLKALEGLPRLRHLYLDGNPWNCTCSLLRAREVLKAKGTDVKGGQCAAPAERQGESWMSSKKILRQCEHHLQQNEKNKETKKKPKPEDSSSSIRFSMDDDDDDYEID